From Dermatophagoides farinae isolate YC_2012a chromosome 10, ASM2471394v1, whole genome shotgun sequence, a single genomic window includes:
- the LOC124491190 gene encoding uncharacterized protein LOC124491190, with translation MDDGGRCLLDVINDPQLLQSFLENNSNNNNNNNSGTQQQTNSSATTTTSTTSNAVVFTNTAITSNVIGNNPSSKSIIQLQPPGQSLSSASTSIIINQNNNNNNKNDSISSSIITTTTTTTINQSSTSLSSLSSPAAITMVTNATQPAIISTTTNIINNNNPVLTIPKTLTSQILVANSSSMAATITTTPTPTTTTKPVRARKSTTIATKSNNSGFSLSKNHVTNILATQTPTTTISSISGILGSSAIATSIPSNIAMAAAPTTFLNSAGLIPLTSLGANVAVTGGGLTFAAGSPITTNLMNVAASSNNVRHPSTSTTGAFVSAATAAAPQFQLGPRPMTVLPQPFILPGGLQLAANGSNNQGQQQFVFARPSTLSHHQHPSTGSQLLQIIQTSQGPQLIAQAPPPPIQTLATSNNNLQTINIQQQQQQQLLSSTILTPTTTVAVTGKNSKISNKQILPKPNSGSSSRNSKNNNNSQNIKFIQTPTAVVSTATTFPTSTNPGTTQFLLSGSHHSTGVGGHQNQPQVIAGPNGTFFLSNNLPGPTTATPFATQPQLLFPNQQLLAIRPTGPGSLAGQTLFVNPNALTNASTTTTNNNNDHGTLNQLTIPKSSSSSSTMTAAQLNHILLNQNTSTTPIVSQSSGLTALRTGQTPGNLIIRPQIIGQPSPLPPTSSSTTAVTNNSTTPQLIQIQTPNGPILLSVNLNSSQQQQQPSQPQIQQPQPPPPPLQQPQPPQTIQIGNTLFSLTTNPISHQQQPSIPLNLGGGAATLPQTILTNQIHQQQQQLATSHHHQDSSTQIHQQQQQQQPILSSSNNNKKNQTTKPKTQNNPTTTTKGLNLADLLKETGILTDFSPPTSPVPTTQTKDNNSATVLVDPSTAISGTPLPPSSQSQTVLMVSNPPNSNLFLAHQQQQQSHPKNLTASTTTTTAATTLVPPLQSSQTQQLRISLTPDGTIVLLSPNSNTLLPTTTPPQQQNQNINNLTAKSMIGQSKNSSSKQQQSLMNDNSSGLGSSQPSPDSTTPSIDAGGTCSSPSIITTQTPQSLAIQSSIKMSSSIDSCNQKLDNNVDDSVVSSLSSTNVSSLKPSISSLSTLPTTTTTTTACTADTSSIHHHHHHHHHQSIKPSQPTTTAVVISQQPTLPIMTSGQTTTQTTTYTTVLIPGTIMFLNDKRIPIATLNRTNQIGELMQRLDNQIKQQQNFVQQKDLQQELQQLQQTLSLIQSQPIIPNQIPQIKISDKVAQVLQLSTWSTQSVTQIKTSLATIAAAVVNHQSITTTTPATTTTTVTTTSTTMTVMNNTVPTTVKFVLGPKILDSNSIQLVHSISNPLIPSSSPSTTTLIQTATGTAAAIHQSDAKTKTTPPTPPVATNPVIVKQEKPKSNILKAIQSQLHADQNTALHPDCRTPFRSRDDACKRLLRYHVFDQQQLSEKQMQKFDELFEQASQTLLYKRKQLYDKFRFLILKDSMKSSPSSEQIMVNRMIINEETVALKLDKELVASGGVLDLPPLPECWLDSPPSPPPPQQQQQRDNQKNEEIGQKHSFIDDADEFMKIDYFSNENLKRKFEDDSAADFLLESTATTTNLFSSSELNSDLNALCDIFDEESIVDQSMVKNVKLMSTNTNAEDNDNDVDKLIKLDSSSDMNNDSTSFLEIDGLEDDDHHNDDNNKSLLRCNQNLDSNTTTVAAITDVVDDDDLEALYSNITDTNDLIGNNHNSLLWPNDSNNHHMLGSTANSLSSSHHHHHHRNHDHFLGRSTSTSGGCQSSSSLSWSTRSYGNVNETEAAVAVQSIIGDNDVDNNMTTEDHNDNNNGAMDFSNLELSDNVHDVITTTSATASNNHFDGEDDDLFENHQQSFDSDNNGKESNMTISSATNFANANIMTNNNNNNTSAADMQMNCAIKSIMMPSDSYYMNNDNMSSSSSSMMNNNEMSYQNHHHNLQQQTSMMMLLPSSSSSSSTTANMMTNNHHHFSSSTATSNNSMMTMMMMNSFAIPSTTTTTTTMSHINDPMLDEAVKSIL, from the exons ATGGATGATGGAGGTCGATGTCTTCTTGATGTCATCAATGATCCTcaattattacaatcatttttggaaaacaatagtaataacaataataataacaatagtGGTACACAACAGCAAACAAATTCAagtgcaacaacaacaacatcaacaacatcgaatGCTGTTGTTTTTACTAATACTGCCATCACATCTAATGTCATTGGTAataatccatcatcaaaatcaattattcaattacAGCCACCAGggcaatcattatcatcagctTCGAcatcaattataattaatcagaataataataataataataaaaatgattcgatATCGTCGTCTATTATCACTACGActacgacaacgacaattaatcaatcgtcaacgtcattatcatcattatcatcacctgCCGCTATTACGATGGTCACCAATGCAACACAACCTGCTATTATATCCACAACTACAAATATtataaataacaacaatccCGTATTGACTATTCCAAAAACATTAACATCGCAGATTCTTGTGGCAAATTCATCTTCGATGGCTGCCACAATAACGacaacaccaacaccaacaacaacaacaaaaccagTACGAGCTagaaaatcaacaaccatTGCGACTAAATCTAATAATTCtggtttttcattatcgaaAAATCATGTGACAAATATATTGGCAACGCAAACACCAACTACAACGATCTCTTCGATTTCGGGTATTCTTGGTTCATCAGCCATAGCGACTAGTATTCCATCAAATATTGCTATGGCTGCGGCACCAACAACATTTCTTAATTCGGCCGGTCTAATACCATTAACATCACTTGGAGCTAATGTTGCTGTAACTGGTGGTGGTCTGACATTTGCCGCTGGATCACCCATAACTAcaaatttaatgaatgtaGCCGCATCATCCAACAATGTACGACATCCATCTACATCGACAACAGGAGCATTTGTTTCAGCAGCAACAGCTGCTGCACCACAATTTCAATTAGGTCCAAGACCTATGACTGTGTTACCTCAACCATTTATATTACCGGGTGGTTTACAGTTAGCCGCAAATGGATCGAATAATCAaggtcaacaacaatttgtaTTTGCTCGtccatcaacattatctcatcatcaacatccatCGACTGGATCACAATTATTACAGATAATCCAAACATCACAAGGTCCACAATTAATTGCACAagcaccgccaccaccaataCAAACACTTGCCacatcgaataataatcttcaaactataaatattcaacaacaacaacaacaacaactgctATCGTCAACAATATTGACGCCAACAACGACGGTGGCTGTTAcaggaaaaaattccaaaatttcaaataaacagATATTACCGAAACCTAAttctggttcatcatcacgaaattcgaaaaataataataattcacaaaatattaaattcattcaaacaccAACAGCCGTTGTCAGTACGGCAACAACTTTtccaacatcaacaaatccAGGTACTACACAGTTTTTATTGAGTGGTAGCCATCATAGTACAGGTGTCGGTGGTCATCAGAATCAACCACAAGTTATTGCTGGACCAAATGGTACATTTTTTCTATCGAATAATTTGCCCGgaccaacaacagcaacaccGTTCGCAACACAgccacaattattatttccaaatcaacaattattaGCAATTAGACCAACTGGTCCTGGTTCTTTGGCCGGACAAACACTATTTGTAAATCCGAATGCATTGACTAAcgcatcaacaacaacaacaaataataataatgatcatggaacattaaatcaattaacaattcctaaatcatcatcatcatcatcaactatgACTGCAGCACAACTAAATCATATcttattgaatcaaaatacaTCGACAACACCGATTGTTAGTCAATCAAGTGGATTAACAGCCCTTCGAACAGGACAAACACCAGGTAATCTAATTATTCGGCCACAAATAATTGGTCAACCATCACCACTACCGccaacatcatcgtcaacaacGGCAGTTACaaataattcaacaacacCACAAttaatacaaatacaaacaccAAATGGACCAATATTACTTTCGGTTAATCTAAATTcctcacaacaacaacaacaaccgtcACAACCTCAGATACAGCAACCAcaaccgccaccaccaccactacaacaaccacaaccacctcaaacaattcaaattgGTAAtactttattttcattaacaACAAACCCGATTagccatcaacaacaaccatcaatTCCGTTGAATCTTGGTGGCGGTGCCGCAACATTACCACAAACGATACTCACTAATCAAAtacatcagcagcagcaacagctcGCAAcctctcatcatcatcaagattcaTCAACTCAAATccaccagcagcagcagcaacaacaaccgatTCTGTCTTCAtcgaacaataataaaaaaaatcaaacgacGAAACCAAAAACACAGAATAAtccaacaaccacaacaaaaGGCCTTAATCTAGCAGATCTCCTTAAAGAAACTGGTATATTAACTGATTTTAGTCCACCAACATCACCTGTACCAActacacaaacaaaagataataatagtgCCACTGTTCTGGTTGATCCATCAACGGCGATAAGTGGTacaccattaccaccatcatcacaatcacaaaCCGTATTGATGGTCTCAAATCCTCCCAATTCGAATCTATTTCTAgctcatcaacaacaacaacaatcacatcCGAAGAATTTGACagcgtcaacaacaacaacaacagcggcAACAACTTTAGTTCCaccattacaatcatcacaaacacaacaattAAGGATATCATTAACACCGGATGGAACTattgtattattatcaccaaattcaaatactttattaccaacaacaacaccaccacaacaacaaaaccagaatattaataatttgacTGCCAAATCGATGATTGGTCAATCTAaaaatagtagtagtaaacaacaacaatcattgatgaatgataattccAGTGGTCTTGGATCATCACAACCATCACCGGATTCGACAACACCAAGTATCGATGCTGGTGGAACATGTTCATCGCCATCGATTATTACAACACAAACACCACAATCATTGGCCATacaatcatcgattaaaATGTCTAGCAGTATTGATTCATGTAATCAAAAATTGGATAATAATGTCGATGATTCAGTTGTATCaagtttatcatcaacaaatgtttcatcattaaaaccatcgatatcatcattatccacaTTACctacaacgacgacgacaacaacagcatgtACAGCCGATACAagttcaattcatcatcatcatcatcatcatcatcatcaatcgataaagCCTAGTCAACCTACGACAACGGCTGTAGTTATATCACAACAGCCAACATTGCCTATAATGACTAGCggtcaaacaacaacacaaacaacaacatatacAACGGTTTTGATTCCTGGAACAATAATgtttttaaatgataaacGTATACCAATTGCAACATTGAATCGTACGAATCAAATTGGTGAACTAATGCAACGATTAGATAACCAAATCAAgcagcaacaaaattttgTACAACAAAAAGATTTACAACAAGAATTACAACAATTACAGCagacattatcattgatacaATCACAGCCAATCATACCGAATCAAATACCGCAGATAAAAATTTCGGATAAAGTAGCACAAGTGTTGCAATTATCAACATGGTCAACACAATCGGTTACACAAATTAAAACATCACTAGCAACGATTGCTGCCGCCGTtgttaatcatcaatcgattacaacaacaacaccggcaacgacaacaacaactgttACGACCACTTCAACAACGATGACAGTGATGAATAATACAGTACCGACTACAGTGAAATTTGTTCTTGGTccaaaaattcttgattcaaattcCATACAATTAGtacattcaatttcaaatccTTTAATTCCatcttcatcaccatcgacGACGACTTTGATACAAACGGCAACTGGAACAGCAGCAGCCATTCATCAATCGGATGCAAAa aCAAAAACtacaccaccaacaccaccagtGGCGACAAATCCGGTGATTGTTAAACAAGAGAAACCAAAATCTAATATTCTTAAAGC gataCAATCACAATTACATGCCGATCAGAATACGGCATTACATCCGGATTGTCGTACACCGTTTCGTTCACGTGATGATGCTTGTAAACGACTATTACGTTATCATGtatttgatcaacaacaattgtcaGAAAAACAGATGCAAAAAt TTGATGAACTTTTTGAACAAGCATCACAAACATTGTTGTATAAACGTAAACAATTATATGATAAATTTCGTTTTCTCATCCTAAAAGATAGTATG AAATCTTCACCTTCTTCTGAACAAATAATGGTTAATCGtatgattataaatgaaGAAACGGTTGCATTAAAATTGGATAAAGAATTGGTTGCATCAGGTGGTG TTTTAGATTTACCACCTTTACCCGAATGTTGGCTTgattcaccaccatcaccaccgccaccacaacaacaacaacagcgagacaatcaaaagaatgaagaaattggacaaaaacattcatttattgatgatgctgatgaatttatgaaaataGATTATTTtagcaatgaaaatttaaaacgaaaatttgaaGATGATTCTGCAGCCGATTTTCTATTGGAATCAACCGCGACGacaacaaatttattttccagTTCTGAATTAAATTCAGATTTGAATGCACTTTGCGATATTTTTGATGAAGAATCGATTGTCGATCAATCGATGGTGAAGAATGTTAAATTGATGTCCACCAATACTAATGCtgaagataatgataatgatgttgataaattaattaaattagaTTCATCTTCAgatatgaataatgattcGACTTCATTTCTCGAGATAGACGGTTTagaggatgatgatcatcataatgatgataataataaatcattattaagATGTAATCAAAACTTGGattcaaatacaacaacagtTGCAGCCATAAcggatgttgttgatgatgatgatcttgaagcattatattcaaatattaccgatacaaatgatttgattggtaataatcataattcattattatggccaaatgattcaaataatcatcatatgctCGGTTCGACAGCcaattcattgtcatcatcacatcatcatcatcatcatagaaatcatgatcattttcttGGTCGATCCACATCAACTAGTGGTGgttgtcaatcatcatcatcattgtcatggTCAACACGTTCATATGGTAATGTTAATGAAACGGAAGCAGCTGTTGCTGTACAATCAATTATTggcgataatgatgttgacaaTAATATGACCACAGaagatcataatgataataataatggtgccATGGATTTTTCCAACCTGGAATTATCGGATAATGTACATGAtgttataacaacaacatcggcGACAGcatcaaataatcatttcgatggtgaagatgatgatttatttgaaaatcatcaacaatcatttgattcagataataatggaaaagaaTCTAATATGACTATTAGTAGTGCAACGAATTTTGCCAATGCAAATATTatgaccaataataataataacaatacaTCGGCTGCTGATATGCAAATGAATTGTGCCATTAAAAGTATAATGATGCCTTCAGATTCTTATTATatgaacaatgataatatgtcatcatcatcatcatcaatgatgaataataatgaaatgtcatatcaaaatcatcatcataatttgcaacaacaaacatcgatgatgatgttattaccatcatcatcatcatcgtcttctACCACAGCAAATATGATGacgaataatcatcatcatttttcatcatcaacagcaacatcaaacaattcaatgatgacaatgatgatgatgaatagttTTGCTataccatcaacaacaacaacaacaacaacaatgtcaCATATAAATGATCCAATGTTGGATGAAGCTGTTAAAAGTATtctatga
- the LOC142597856 gene encoding uncharacterized protein LOC142597856 isoform X1, which yields MSSIFLPAAIIPISNHNYQKSSNTIQFKCTEKNCPYGPSGLKFFKKEIFLQNHMKNIHGEKKFQCSKCEQKFGLEFQIKYHEKYCGQQLCCATCMKCYDKPTSLLMHCKRLGHRLPDDESFKFRKPKSESSTECTNCSKGTNFILIPMMATTIIPETTCDISIVNDDHNNLNKSHNNGNKFILPKNTAGDSKQTQTLMNNNTDKIILKNDSNDRIGKRSTECQTIRKRHRRHSRPIESNSIQTQTMYSSFDLPSVMINHSDHDAAGSRNDEKDCQRRKIFPLKNFDSPTTNMNVKSTHHSTFTQTLFDEEMENDSTSIIQHHDDPFMIKSSIIIEDDEDRQQQQQSTHRNNNHDDNLDVETNNHRSLYQNIETQTKEDDNDDCSWDHHHHHDDDLRFKEFFEFVDIETQTIWNYDQTTQTDHHHHSDDWSVFLN from the exons ATGTCTTCAATATTCTTACCGGCTGCTATAATTCCTATTTCGAATCATAATTACCAGAAATCATCGAATaccattcaatttaaatgtacggaaaaaaattgtccataTGGACCATCgggtttgaaattttttaaaaaagaaatttttctacAAAAT catatgaaaaatattcatggtgaaaaaaaatttcaatgttcaaaatgtgaacaaaaattcggcctagaatttcaaataaaatatcatgaaaaatattgtgGTCAACAATTATGCTGTGCAACATGTATGAAATGTTATGATAAaccaacatcattattgatgcaTTGTAAACGTTTAGGTCATCGATTACCGGATGATGAAAGTTTTAAATTTCGTAAACCTAAATCCGAATCATCAACGGAATGTACAAATTGTTCGAAAGGTACAAATTTCATTCTGATTCCAATGATGGCCACAACAATCATTCCTGAAACAACTTGTGATATTTCTAtagtcaatgatgatcataataatctgAACAAGTCtcataataatggaaataaattTATACTGCCAAAAAACACTGCCGGAGATTCGAAACAAACCCAAAcattaatgaataataatactgATAAAATTATACTGAAAAATGATTCTAACGACAGAATTGGTAAACGAAGTACAGAATGTCAAACAATTCGAAAACGTCATCGAAGACATTCACGTCCAATCGAATCGAACAGtattcaaacacaaacaatgtattcatcattcgatttacCATCGGTAATGATTAATCATAGTGATCATGATGCTGCTGGTTCTCGTAACGATGAAAAGGATTGTCaacgaagaaaaatatttccattgaaaaatttcgattcacCCACCACCAATATGAATGTAAAAAGTACtcatcattcaacatttACACAGAcattatttgatgaagaaatggaaaatgattcTACATCAATCATACAACATCATGACGATCCATTTATGAtaaaatcatcgataataattgaagatgatgaagatcggcaacaacaacaacaatctacTCATAGaaacaataatcatgatgataatctcgATGTCGAaacaaataatcatcgatcattatATCAGAATAttgaaacacaaacaaaagaagatgataatgatgattgttcatgggatcatcatcatcatcatgatgatgatttaagatttaaagaattttttgaatttgtcgATATTGAAACACAAACCATATGGAATTATGATCAAACAACACaaactgatcatcatcatcattcagatGATTGGTCTGTGTTTCTTAATTAA
- the LOC142597856 gene encoding uncharacterized protein LOC142597856 isoform X2, with product MSSIFLPAAIIPISNHNYQKSSNTIQFKCTEKNCPYGPSGLKFFKKEIFLQNHMKNIHGEKKFQCSKCEQKFGLEFQIKYHEKYCGQQLCCATCHRLPDDESFKFRKPKSESSTECTNCSKGTNFILIPMMATTIIPETTCDISIVNDDHNNLNKSHNNGNKFILPKNTAGDSKQTQTLMNNNTDKIILKNDSNDRIGKRSTECQTIRKRHRRHSRPIESNSIQTQTMYSSFDLPSVMINHSDHDAAGSRNDEKDCQRRKIFPLKNFDSPTTNMNVKSTHHSTFTQTLFDEEMENDSTSIIQHHDDPFMIKSSIIIEDDEDRQQQQQSTHRNNNHDDNLDVETNNHRSLYQNIETQTKEDDNDDCSWDHHHHHDDDLRFKEFFEFVDIETQTIWNYDQTTQTDHHHHSDDWSVFLN from the exons ATGTCTTCAATATTCTTACCGGCTGCTATAATTCCTATTTCGAATCATAATTACCAGAAATCATCGAATaccattcaatttaaatgtacggaaaaaaattgtccataTGGACCATCgggtttgaaattttttaaaaaagaaatttttctacAAAAT catatgaaaaatattcatggtgaaaaaaaatttcaatgttcaaaatgtgaacaaaaattcggcctagaatttcaaataaaatatcatgaaaaatattgtgGTCAACAATTATGCTGTGCAACAT GTCATCGATTACCGGATGATGAAAGTTTTAAATTTCGTAAACCTAAATCCGAATCATCAACGGAATGTACAAATTGTTCGAAAGGTACAAATTTCATTCTGATTCCAATGATGGCCACAACAATCATTCCTGAAACAACTTGTGATATTTCTAtagtcaatgatgatcataataatctgAACAAGTCtcataataatggaaataaattTATACTGCCAAAAAACACTGCCGGAGATTCGAAACAAACCCAAAcattaatgaataataatactgATAAAATTATACTGAAAAATGATTCTAACGACAGAATTGGTAAACGAAGTACAGAATGTCAAACAATTCGAAAACGTCATCGAAGACATTCACGTCCAATCGAATCGAACAGtattcaaacacaaacaatgtattcatcattcgatttacCATCGGTAATGATTAATCATAGTGATCATGATGCTGCTGGTTCTCGTAACGATGAAAAGGATTGTCaacgaagaaaaatatttccattgaaaaatttcgattcacCCACCACCAATATGAATGTAAAAAGTACtcatcattcaacatttACACAGAcattatttgatgaagaaatggaaaatgattcTACATCAATCATACAACATCATGACGATCCATTTATGAtaaaatcatcgataataattgaagatgatgaagatcggcaacaacaacaacaatctacTCATAGaaacaataatcatgatgataatctcgATGTCGAaacaaataatcatcgatcattatATCAGAATAttgaaacacaaacaaaagaagatgataatgatgattgttcatgggatcatcatcatcatcatgatgatgatttaagatttaaagaattttttgaatttgtcgATATTGAAACACAAACCATATGGAATTATGATCAAACAACACaaactgatcatcatcatcattcagatGATTGGTCTGTGTTTCTTAATTAA
- the LOC124491195 gene encoding acetyl-coenzyme A transporter 1, producing MERKKHSSSNQRRQQKHHERIQNSFDNEESDEQSTSIRNVQQPNLQGDYLNIAILLFLYLLQGIPIGLISGVPLLLLNHGIGYSQQAIFSFAIWPFSCKLLWAPIVDSVYSSRFGRRKSWMIPAQYLIGAFMIIISYCLDSMINAIDGPNIYLLTAMFLILNFLAATQDIAVDGWALTMLKPWNVGYASTCNTVGQTSGYFLGYVVFLILESPRFANYFRDEPQTEGLVSLHGFFFFWGIVFIVATTMVMIFKREKPSVHENGEENMSIRQTYSRLIQIMKLGPVQNFAAVLLTCKIGFAITDAATGLKLKEAGLPMDHIALMAIPMLPLQMILPWIIGRYTNGPRPLDVFLRAYPFRLIFCFIFAGLLWWTRTLYDRYSYFPLYYYVVLIILYALHQITVYSMYVAIMAFHAKISDPSIGGTYMTLLNTITNLGGNWPTTLALWLIDYISLSYCSIDGSKCTLTTTKNDENDSCIANGGGGGGKCTLWLDGYYIETFIFTIIGIIWYFWGRKQINRLQTISTKQWLCPNTLSQQRHNS from the exons atggaaagaaaaaaacattcatcatcaaaccaaAGAcggcaacaaaaacatcatgaAAGAATACagaattcatttgataatgaagaaTCCGATGAACAATCCACATCGATACGAAATGTACAGCAACCTAATCTACAAGGAGATTATCTGAATATtgcaatattattatttttatatctACTACAAGGCATTCCAATAGGTCTGATCTCCGGTGTACCGTTACTTCTATTAAATCATGGTATCGGTTATTCACAACAGGCAATATTTAGTTTCGCAATATGGCCATTTAGTTGTAAATTATTATGGGCACCAATCGTTGATTCCGTTTATTCATCTCGTTTTGGACGTCGTAAATCATGGATGATACCGGCTCAATACTTAATCGGTGCCtttatgataatcatttcatattgtctagattcaatgatcaatgcaATCGATGGACCAAACATTTATCTATTGACCGCAATGTTTTTAATATTGAATTTCCTTGCAGCAACTCAAGATATTGCTGTTGATGGTTGGGCATTAACAATGTTAAAACCATGGAATGTTGGTTATGCTTCTACATGTAATACGGTTGGTCAGACAAGTGGATATTTCCTTGGTTATGTAGTGTTTTTGATTCTGGAATCACCACGTTTTGCGAATTATTTTCGTGATGAACCACAGACTGAAGGTCTGGTCAGCCTGCatggtttctttttcttctggggtattgttttcattgttgccacaacaatggtaatgatattcaaaagagaaaaaccaTCTGTTCATGAAAATGGTGAAGAAAATATGTCCATCCGTCAAACGTATTCaagattgattcaaataatgaaactCGGACCGGTACAGAATTTTGCTGCCGTATTGCTTACCTGTAAAATTGGTTTTGCCATTACTGATGCAGCCACCGGACTGAAATTGAAAGAAGCTGGTCTACCAATGGATCATATTGCATTGATGGCCATTCCAATGTTACCATTACAAATGATACTGCCATGGATTATTGGCCGTTATACGAATGGACCACGACCATTGGATGTTTTTCTTCGTGCTTATCCATTCCG tTTAATATTCTGTTTCATATTTGCCGGTCTTCTTTGGTGGACACGAACACTATACGATCGATATTCATATTTTccactttattattatgtcgTTCTGATCATTCTTTATGCTCTACATCAAATTACCGTTTATAGTATGTATGTAGCTATAATGGCATTTCATGCAAAAATTTCCGATCCATCAATCGGTGGTACTTATATGACATTGTTGAATACTATAACCAATTTGGGTGGAAATTGGCCAACAACATTGGCATTATGGcttattgattatattaGTTTATCATATTGTTCAATTGATGGATCAAAATGTACATtgacaacaaccaaaaacgatgaaaatgattcctGTATAgctaatggtggtggtggtggtggtaaatgTACACTATGGTTAGATGGTTATTATATTGaaacatttatatttacAATCATCGGTATAATTTGGTATTTTTGGGGacgaaaacaaatcaatcgttTGCAAACAATTTCCACAAAACAATGGCTTTGTCCAAATACATTGTCACAACAACGACATAATAGTTGA